From a region of the Streptacidiphilus albus JL83 genome:
- the leuS gene encoding leucine--tRNA ligase, whose product MSETTPEAPEAYRYTPALAARIESHWQDRWEREGVFNAPNPSGTLADGTDVADRPHAFIMDMFPYPSGSGLHVGHPLGYIATDVYARHMRMTGHNVLHTMGFDAFGLPAEQYAVQTGTHPRVTTEANIVEFRRQLRSLGLGHDLRRSVATIDPTYYKWTQWIFLQIFNSWYDPEAQQARPIAELVARFERGDQATPDGRGWSELSPAERDEVLSDYRLAYIKQAPVNWCPGLGTVLANEEVTADGRSERGNFPVFKSNLRQWMMRITAYSDRLIDDLDLLDWPDAIKLQQRNWIGRSEGAKVDFAVAGHPDAVVTVFTTRPDTLFGATYMVLAPEHDLVDGIVPDAWPAAPSGELPAEWTGGHATPAEAVAAYRKQAAAKSEMERSAEGRTKTGVFTGAYAVNPVSGEQVPVFIADYVLAGYGTGAIMAVPAHDTRDFAFARAFRLPMRCVVEPSDGRSTDPVEWDDSFDSYDAAIIDSANAEVSLNGLSVTEAKKAVTAWLSGRGIGEGTVTFKLRDWLFSRQRYWGEPFPIVYDEDGVAHPLPASMLPVELPEIDDYSPRTFDPDDADTSPETPLSRREDWVSVELDLGDGVRRYRRETNTMPNWAGSCWYELRYVDPDNAEVVVDPVNEQYWMGPDAAKPAGGVDLYVGGAEHAVLHLLYARFWHKVLFDLGHVSSGEPFHKLFNQGMIQGQVYRDERGFPVPAAEVEERDGAWYFEGERVSREIGKIGKSLKNVVAPEEVTGEYSVDTLRLYEMAMGPLDVSRPWDTRAVVGSFRFLQRLWRTVVDEETGAVVVTDEEPDEATLRVLNKAIDGIRKDMAGLRFNTAVAKATELNNHLVKRGSTPRVVAEQVVLLVAPLAPHIAEELWSKLGHTESLVHETLPEADPAYLVDDTVTCVVQVKGKVKARLEVPPAIGDAELEALALAAPGVVAAIDGAEVRKVIVRAPKLVNIVTG is encoded by the coding sequence ATGAGCGAGACCACACCCGAGGCGCCCGAGGCGTACCGCTACACCCCCGCGCTGGCGGCGCGGATCGAGAGCCACTGGCAGGACCGCTGGGAGCGCGAGGGCGTCTTCAACGCCCCCAACCCGAGCGGCACCCTGGCCGACGGCACGGACGTCGCGGACCGTCCGCACGCCTTCATCATGGACATGTTCCCGTACCCCTCGGGCAGTGGCCTGCACGTCGGCCACCCGCTGGGCTACATCGCGACCGACGTCTACGCCCGCCACATGCGGATGACCGGTCACAACGTGCTGCACACCATGGGCTTCGACGCCTTCGGCCTGCCGGCCGAGCAGTACGCGGTGCAGACCGGCACCCACCCCCGGGTCACCACCGAGGCGAACATCGTCGAGTTCCGCCGCCAGCTGCGCAGCCTGGGCCTGGGCCACGACCTGCGCCGCTCGGTCGCGACGATCGACCCGACGTACTACAAGTGGACCCAGTGGATCTTCCTGCAGATCTTCAACTCCTGGTACGACCCGGAGGCGCAGCAGGCCCGGCCGATCGCCGAGCTGGTCGCCCGCTTCGAGCGCGGCGACCAGGCCACCCCGGACGGCCGCGGCTGGTCCGAGCTGAGCCCGGCCGAGCGGGACGAGGTGCTGAGCGACTACCGGCTGGCCTACATCAAGCAGGCCCCGGTCAACTGGTGCCCCGGGCTGGGCACGGTGCTGGCCAATGAGGAGGTCACCGCCGACGGCCGCTCCGAGCGCGGCAACTTCCCGGTGTTCAAGTCCAACCTGCGCCAGTGGATGATGCGGATCACCGCGTACAGCGACCGGCTGATCGACGACCTGGACCTGCTGGACTGGCCGGACGCGATCAAGCTGCAGCAGCGCAACTGGATCGGCCGCTCCGAGGGCGCCAAGGTCGACTTCGCCGTGGCCGGCCACCCGGACGCCGTGGTCACCGTCTTCACCACCCGTCCCGACACCCTGTTCGGCGCCACCTACATGGTGCTGGCGCCCGAGCACGACCTGGTCGACGGCATCGTGCCGGACGCCTGGCCGGCCGCGCCGTCCGGCGAACTGCCGGCCGAGTGGACCGGCGGCCACGCCACGCCGGCCGAGGCCGTCGCCGCCTACCGCAAGCAGGCCGCCGCCAAGTCCGAGATGGAGCGCTCCGCCGAGGGCCGCACCAAGACCGGCGTCTTCACCGGCGCCTACGCGGTCAACCCGGTCAGCGGCGAGCAGGTCCCGGTGTTCATCGCCGACTACGTGCTGGCCGGCTACGGCACCGGCGCGATCATGGCCGTCCCGGCGCACGACACCCGCGACTTCGCCTTCGCCCGCGCCTTCCGGCTGCCGATGCGCTGCGTGGTCGAGCCGAGCGACGGTCGCTCCACCGACCCGGTCGAGTGGGACGACTCCTTCGACTCCTACGACGCGGCGATCATCGACTCCGCCAACGCCGAGGTCTCGCTGAACGGGCTGAGCGTCACCGAGGCGAAGAAGGCCGTCACCGCGTGGCTGTCCGGGCGCGGCATCGGCGAGGGCACCGTCACCTTCAAGCTGCGCGACTGGCTGTTCAGCCGTCAGCGCTACTGGGGCGAGCCCTTCCCGATCGTCTACGACGAGGACGGCGTGGCCCACCCGCTGCCCGCCTCGATGCTGCCGGTCGAGCTGCCGGAGATCGACGACTACTCGCCGCGCACCTTCGACCCGGACGACGCCGACACCTCCCCGGAGACGCCGCTGTCGCGCCGCGAGGACTGGGTCAGCGTCGAGCTGGACCTGGGCGACGGCGTCCGCCGCTACCGCCGCGAGACCAACACCATGCCCAACTGGGCGGGTTCCTGCTGGTACGAGCTGCGCTACGTCGACCCGGACAACGCCGAGGTCGTGGTCGACCCGGTCAACGAGCAGTACTGGATGGGTCCGGACGCGGCCAAGCCGGCCGGTGGCGTCGACCTGTACGTCGGCGGCGCGGAGCACGCGGTGCTGCACCTGCTGTACGCGCGCTTCTGGCACAAGGTGCTGTTCGACCTGGGCCACGTCAGCTCCGGCGAGCCCTTCCACAAGCTGTTCAACCAGGGCATGATCCAGGGCCAGGTCTACCGCGACGAGCGCGGCTTCCCGGTCCCGGCGGCCGAGGTCGAGGAGCGCGACGGCGCCTGGTACTTCGAGGGCGAGCGGGTCAGCCGGGAGATCGGCAAGATCGGCAAGTCGCTGAAGAACGTGGTCGCCCCGGAGGAGGTCACCGGCGAGTACAGCGTGGACACCCTGCGGCTGTACGAGATGGCGATGGGCCCGCTGGACGTCTCCCGTCCCTGGGACACCCGCGCCGTCGTCGGCTCCTTCCGCTTCCTGCAGCGGCTGTGGCGCACCGTGGTGGACGAGGAGACCGGCGCGGTCGTCGTCACCGACGAGGAGCCGGACGAGGCCACCCTGCGGGTGCTGAACAAGGCCATCGACGGCATCCGCAAGGACATGGCCGGGCTGCGCTTCAACACCGCCGTGGCCAAGGCCACCGAGCTGAACAACCACCTGGTCAAGCGCGGCAGCACGCCCCGGGTGGTGGCCGAGCAGGTGGTGCTGCTGGTCGCGCCGCTGGCCCCGCACATCGCCGAGGAGCTGTGGTCCAAGCTGGGCCACACCGAGTCGCTGGTGCACGAGACCCTGCCCGAGGCGGACCCGGCCTACCTGGTCGACGACACGGTCACCTGCGTGGTGCAGGTCAAGGGCAAGGTCAAGGCCCGGCTGGAGGTGCCGCCGGCCATCGGCGACGCCGAGCTGGAGGCGCTGGCGCTGGCCGCGCCGGGCGTGGTGGCGGCGATCGACGGGGCGGAGGTGCGCAAGGTGATCGTCCGCGCGCCGAAGCTGGTGAACATCGTCACCGGCTGA
- a CDS encoding DegV family protein, protein MRVAIVTDSTAYLPDEAVLRYGIDVVPLSVVMGDEVLTEGSGASSAEVAQALQRRVQVTTSRPGPEAFAAVYRAAAAAGADAVVSLHLSAEFSGTYEAALLAAAGAPLPVRVVDTRMVAMALGYCVLTAAETASAGGTPDEVVAAAEKRAAETTGFFYVDTLEYLRRGGRIGPARALLGSALAVKPLLHLQDGRIQPLEKVRTSSRAIARLEEIAIQQAGTGEVDVTVHHLVAEERAQILAERLRERIPGLRELYVGEVGAVIGAHVGPGLLAVVVSPR, encoded by the coding sequence ATGCGCGTCGCCATCGTCACCGACTCCACGGCCTACCTTCCGGACGAGGCGGTCCTCCGGTACGGGATCGACGTGGTGCCGCTCAGCGTGGTGATGGGCGACGAGGTGCTGACCGAGGGCAGCGGGGCCTCCTCGGCCGAGGTCGCCCAGGCCCTCCAGCGGCGCGTCCAGGTCACCACCTCCCGTCCCGGTCCTGAGGCCTTCGCCGCCGTCTACCGGGCGGCGGCCGCCGCCGGTGCGGACGCGGTGGTGTCGCTGCACCTCTCGGCCGAGTTCTCCGGCACCTACGAGGCCGCGCTGCTCGCCGCCGCCGGGGCCCCGCTGCCGGTCCGGGTGGTGGACACCCGGATGGTCGCCATGGCGCTCGGCTACTGCGTGCTGACGGCCGCCGAGACGGCGAGCGCCGGGGGGACGCCGGACGAGGTGGTCGCCGCCGCCGAGAAGCGGGCGGCCGAGACCACCGGCTTCTTCTACGTGGACACCCTGGAGTACCTGCGCCGGGGCGGCAGGATCGGCCCGGCCCGCGCGCTGCTGGGCTCGGCCCTGGCGGTCAAGCCGCTGCTGCACCTCCAGGACGGCCGGATCCAGCCGCTGGAGAAGGTCCGCACCTCCAGCCGCGCCATCGCCCGGCTGGAGGAGATCGCCATCCAGCAGGCCGGGACCGGCGAGGTGGACGTCACCGTGCACCACCTGGTGGCGGAGGAGCGGGCCCAGATCCTGGCGGAGCGGCTGCGGGAGCGGATCCCCGGACTGCGCGAGCTGTATGTCGGCGAGGTGGGCGCGGTGATCGGCGCCCATGTCGGTCCGGGCCTGCTGGCGGTCGTGGTCTCGCCCCGGTAG
- a CDS encoding 4a-hydroxytetrahydrobiopterin dehydratase, whose amino-acid sequence MAEALSQAQIEERLKDLPGWSTDGRKIERSYSIGHVPGAAFIVHIAAIQDDLGHHSDATLGYRTVRISISSSDLGGYVAEHDVELARRIEAAAGAHGAF is encoded by the coding sequence ATGGCTGAGGCACTGTCGCAGGCACAGATCGAGGAGCGGTTGAAGGATCTTCCGGGCTGGTCGACGGACGGCCGGAAGATCGAACGCAGCTACTCGATCGGCCACGTTCCGGGCGCGGCGTTCATCGTGCATATCGCCGCGATCCAGGATGACCTCGGGCACCATTCGGATGCGACGCTCGGCTACAGGACGGTCCGGATCTCGATCAGTTCCAGCGACCTCGGCGGCTACGTCGCCGAGCACGACGTCGAACTCGCCCGCAGGATCGAGGCGGCGGCCGGAGCGCACGGAGCCTTCTGA